A stretch of the Clostridium fungisolvens genome encodes the following:
- a CDS encoding dUTP diphosphatase, with protein MKIRIKYFEGATKLKKIEKGNWVDVYANKDVFIKVGERAMIPLGFALELPQGWEAHLAPRSSTFKTWGIIQTNSVGVVDDTYIGDNDQWHMPVYCLQGKHLEKYSEVLSDESLCEMESEGTWIKSGDKIGQFRIMEVMPELEFEEVESFGNSDRGGFGSTGLR; from the coding sequence ATGAAAATAAGAATTAAATATTTTGAAGGAGCAACAAAATTAAAAAAAATAGAAAAAGGTAATTGGGTTGATGTATATGCAAACAAAGACGTATTTATTAAAGTGGGAGAAAGAGCAATGATTCCATTGGGATTTGCATTAGAATTACCACAAGGGTGGGAAGCACATCTAGCACCTAGAAGTTCAACATTTAAAACATGGGGAATCATTCAAACTAATTCAGTTGGAGTTGTTGATGATACCTATATAGGTGATAATGATCAATGGCATATGCCGGTATATTGTTTGCAAGGTAAGCACTTAGAGAAATATTCAGAAGTACTCTCAGATGAATCCTTGTGTGAGATGGAATCAGAAGGAACCTGGATAAAGAGCGGAGATAAAATAGGACAATTTAGGATAATGGAGGTCATGCCAGAATTGGAATTTGAAGAAGTAGAATCTTTTGGAAATAGCGATCGTGGCGGCTTTGGTTCTACTGGATTAAGATAA
- a CDS encoding efflux RND transporter periplasmic adaptor subunit: protein MNKRKKIITLIGVIILICTAFGFFQFRKNKSNNISVKTIIVTKENIKSYLNTTGVVKAKNIRDYYGSQLKVTSINFKVGNKVKKGDVLMSFDTSDLQNAAKQAKIQYDSAILQRQDLLNQNAKISSKINDLDSEIADVKSKIEQLKLDRNIATNNYGFINTVSALKDKITNKEKKYSKEATNILDNNEHDSQMVQTDSSSSVAVLQQLSKVLTTLETQRNSIQPISEEKLKQMDNTVALAKIAFESANSRLKYMPENLTADFDGTVTSLNAAIGSIASPTSATVTIEDLENLKVIVSLGKSDIDKVKVDQNATIRSNGKEYNGKITFISPSGKKGVSGIGMMAATTSNDVTMDAEIELYKSDENLKAEFGVDVDVLLAERNSVVTVPMEAIKAVKGGRYVVYTVDANRKVSEREVKLGIQSETNAEILKGVNTGERIILNPSTMIRDGIIVKLNSRGGAND, encoded by the coding sequence ATGAACAAAAGAAAAAAGATAATAACATTAATTGGAGTAATAATATTGATATGCACTGCTTTTGGATTTTTTCAGTTTAGAAAAAATAAATCTAACAACATTTCTGTAAAAACTATAATAGTAACAAAAGAGAACATTAAGTCTTACTTAAATACAACAGGAGTTGTTAAGGCTAAAAATATTAGAGATTATTACGGTTCACAATTAAAAGTCACCAGCATCAACTTTAAGGTTGGAAACAAAGTGAAGAAAGGTGACGTTCTAATGAGCTTCGATACATCGGATCTGCAAAATGCTGCTAAGCAAGCTAAAATTCAATATGATAGCGCAATTTTACAAAGGCAGGATTTATTAAATCAAAATGCTAAGATAAGCAGTAAAATTAATGATCTAGATAGTGAAATAGCAGATGTTAAGAGTAAAATAGAGCAACTTAAGTTAGATAGAAATATAGCAACTAATAATTATGGATTTATAAATACTGTAAGTGCATTAAAAGACAAGATAACTAATAAGGAAAAAAAGTATTCAAAAGAGGCAACTAACATTTTGGATAATAATGAGCATGATTCCCAAATGGTTCAAACTGACAGTAGTTCAAGTGTAGCTGTTTTACAGCAGTTATCTAAAGTTTTAACTACGCTTGAAACACAAAGAAATAGCATACAGCCAATTTCAGAAGAAAAACTTAAGCAGATGGATAATACAGTTGCTCTTGCTAAGATTGCCTTTGAATCAGCTAATTCTAGACTAAAATATATGCCAGAAAATTTGACTGCTGATTTTGACGGAACTGTCACTTCGTTAAATGCAGCTATAGGAAGTATAGCGAGTCCGACATCAGCAACCGTAACTATTGAAGATTTAGAAAATTTAAAAGTAATTGTATCTCTAGGAAAATCAGATATTGATAAAGTAAAAGTAGATCAGAATGCTACAATCAGAAGCAATGGAAAAGAGTACAATGGGAAAATAACTTTTATAAGTCCTTCAGGCAAAAAAGGAGTATCAGGAATTGGTATGATGGCGGCTACCACTAGTAATGATGTAACTATGGATGCTGAAATCGAACTTTACAAATCCGATGAAAATTTAAAAGCAGAATTTGGTGTAGATGTGGATGTTTTACTTGCTGAGAGAAATTCGGTGGTAACAGTACCTATGGAAGCAATAAAAGCTGTAAAAGGAGGGCGTTATGTTGTATATACCGTAGATGCCAACAGGAAAGTATCTGAAAGAGAAGTAAAACTAGGAATACAATCTGAGACAAATGCAGAGATTCTTAAAGGTGTAAATACAGGTGAAAGAATAATATTAAATCCAAGTACTATGATAAGGGATGGGATTATAGTTAAGCTTAATAGCAGAGGTGGAGCTAATGATTGA
- a CDS encoding ABC-F family ATP-binding cassette domain-containing protein — MIILSCKNIKKSFGIDEILKDVTFNINEGEKVGLIGANGEGKSTLFRILTREVSYDSGEVFIDKNSTLGYLSQHLALENLNTIMDEMLLVFSDLMNLEKKLKTIEEKMNEPYDSSKQEYHDKLIKDYTQGHELYENRGGYVFRGEISRVLKGLGFTEEDFDKPINVLSGGQKTRVALCKLLLIKPDLLLLDEPTNHLDLDAIEWLEEYLKSYKGTVLVISHDRFFLDSITTHTYELINGHVNCYNAPYTKYLELRKKDYDAKLKAFNLQQAEIKRQEDIIEKFRSFNREKSIRAAESRQKALDKMEKVDAPDKEKNGTRISFQSQIKSGNDVIHVENLSKGYSDKLLFEDVNFDLRRGDKVALIGENGRGKTTLFKIIMGDIKADSGITYLGKNVFLGYYDQEQSNLNLDKTVIDEVWDEFPKMSTTEIRTALASFLFFNEDVFKKIDNLSGGERCRINLLKLMLSKSNFLLLDEPTNHLDIMSREALEEAILDYDGTLIVISHDRYFLNKVINKIYELEQSGIKEYLGNYNYYTEKKKNPNRYEGLEEEQLGKTKTQIKEERKKKKEAEKLEKENSLKLKTLEKNISILEEKLLKLQEDLCLEEVYSNPTESEKVNKQIISTQEEIDSLYEQWEELEANS; from the coding sequence ATGATAATCTTAAGTTGTAAAAATATAAAAAAAAGTTTTGGTATAGATGAGATTTTAAAAGATGTAACTTTTAATATAAATGAAGGCGAAAAAGTGGGACTCATAGGGGCAAACGGTGAAGGAAAATCCACATTATTTCGTATACTTACGAGAGAAGTATCTTATGATAGCGGTGAAGTTTTTATAGATAAAAATAGCACTTTGGGATATCTCTCACAGCATCTTGCTTTAGAAAACCTTAATACAATAATGGATGAGATGCTTTTAGTTTTCTCTGATTTAATGAATCTTGAAAAAAAGCTAAAAACAATTGAAGAGAAAATGAATGAACCTTATGACTCATCAAAACAAGAATATCATGATAAGTTAATCAAGGATTACACTCAAGGTCATGAACTATATGAAAATAGAGGCGGTTACGTTTTTAGAGGAGAAATCTCTAGAGTATTAAAAGGTTTAGGATTTACAGAAGAGGACTTCGATAAGCCTATCAATGTTCTTAGTGGTGGCCAAAAGACAAGGGTAGCCCTCTGTAAATTACTTTTAATAAAGCCAGATTTGCTTTTATTAGATGAACCTACTAATCACTTAGATTTAGATGCCATTGAATGGCTTGAAGAATATCTTAAAAGCTATAAGGGAACTGTTTTAGTAATATCCCATGACAGATTTTTCTTAGACAGTATAACAACACATACATATGAACTTATAAATGGTCATGTTAACTGTTATAATGCTCCATATACTAAGTATTTAGAACTTAGAAAAAAAGATTATGATGCCAAATTAAAAGCATTCAACCTCCAGCAAGCAGAAATTAAAAGGCAAGAAGATATCATAGAAAAGTTTCGATCGTTTAATAGGGAAAAAAGCATCCGTGCTGCAGAAAGCAGACAAAAGGCTTTAGATAAAATGGAAAAGGTCGATGCTCCTGATAAAGAAAAAAATGGAACAAGAATTTCTTTTCAGTCACAAATTAAAAGTGGCAATGATGTAATCCATGTAGAGAATCTATCCAAAGGATACAGTGATAAATTACTATTTGAAGATGTTAACTTTGATCTTAGAAGAGGTGACAAGGTCGCATTAATAGGTGAAAACGGTAGAGGCAAGACTACTCTTTTCAAGATAATAATGGGAGATATAAAAGCTGATAGCGGAATCACCTATTTAGGAAAAAATGTATTTTTAGGCTACTACGATCAGGAGCAGTCTAATTTAAATCTTGATAAAACAGTAATTGATGAAGTTTGGGATGAATTTCCTAAGATGAGTACTACAGAAATAAGAACAGCTTTAGCTTCTTTCTTATTTTTCAATGAAGATGTATTTAAAAAAATAGATAACTTAAGTGGTGGAGAGCGTTGCAGAATAAATCTTCTTAAGCTTATGCTTTCTAAATCGAATTTTCTATTGCTAGACGAACCAACAAACCACTTGGATATAATGTCAAGAGAAGCTCTAGAAGAAGCTATCCTTGATTATGATGGAACTTTAATTGTAATATCACATGATAGATATTTTTTAAACAAAGTTATAAACAAGATATACGAATTAGAGCAAAGTGGAATTAAAGAGTACTTAGGAAATTATAACTATTATACCGAAAAGAAGAAAAACCCTAATAGATATGAAGGATTAGAAGAAGAACAGCTCGGCAAGACTAAAACTCAAATCAAAGAAGAAAGAAAAAAGAAAAAGGAAGCTGAAAAATTAGAAAAAGAAAACAGTTTAAAATTAAAAACTCTAGAAAAAAACATCTCTATACTTGAAGAGAAACTATTAAAATTACAGGAAGATTTATGCCTAGAAGAAGTATATTCCAATCCAACAGAGAGTGAAAAGGTTAATAAACAGATTATCTCCACTCAAGAAGAAATAGATTCTTTATATGAACAATGGGAGGAATTAGAAGCTAATTCTTAA
- a CDS encoding prealbumin-like fold domain-containing protein: protein MGMKFSDNLYNNETLEWLNGNYELGSDFASNNQVNIENNFDVDVDLEQFNEATIREEKRNSGCKDNQQDEHHEHHEHHEHHDDCHDDHHHERKGGRIVFTSRLISVDGEPISGVRVFLLRLDTCGCETKFCLVSSKITDRNGRAVFEGLRDGIYKVVQPIDKCVFRDPIYIPSDQVTIDRNHRERQVTAVNRIRREVLANFNENRCCNNFDNCCGRFGNNCGGFRNNCCDDFGFDGFWILLLLFGFCGCGFWFI from the coding sequence GTGGGTATGAAATTTTCTGACAATCTATATAACAATGAAACCTTAGAATGGCTAAATGGTAATTATGAACTTGGAAGTGATTTTGCGTCAAATAATCAGGTGAATATTGAGAATAATTTTGACGTAGATGTAGATCTTGAGCAATTTAATGAAGCTACCATTAGAGAAGAAAAACGTAATAGCGGATGCAAGGATAATCAACAGGATGAACATCATGAACATCATGAACATCATGAACATCATGATGATTGCCACGATGACCATCATCATGAAAGAAAAGGTGGCAGAATAGTATTTACATCAAGACTTATTAGTGTAGATGGTGAACCAATCAGTGGAGTAAGAGTTTTTCTATTAAGATTGGATACTTGTGGTTGTGAAACAAAGTTCTGTCTTGTATCATCAAAAATTACTGATAGAAATGGTAGAGCTGTATTTGAAGGATTGAGAGATGGTATTTATAAAGTGGTTCAACCAATAGATAAATGCGTTTTTAGAGATCCAATTTATATTCCAAGTGATCAGGTTACTATAGACAGAAATCACAGAGAACGTCAAGTTACAGCTGTAAACAGAATTAGAAGAGAAGTTTTAGCAAACTTTAATGAGAATAGATGCTGTAACAATTTCGATAATTGTTGTGGAAGATTTGGTAACAACTGTGGCGGATTTAGAAACAACTGCTGCGATGATTTTGGCTTTGACGGTTTCTGGATTTTATTATTGTTATTCGGTTTCTGTGGCTGCGGATTCTGGTTTATATAA